TGAAACTACCGTACTGATAAAAGCATAGGAAACGCTCACACGTAAACCTGCGAAAAAATAAGGAAGCGCTGCAGGAATTTTATAATGGACTAAAGTCTGAAAGCGATTGGCTTGCATAATCTGAAACAATCTCAGAATATCTTGATCGCAATGCCGAAAACCATCTAACAGACTGACTACGATGGGAAATACAACCGTAATAATGATCAAAACCAGTTTTGGAAGCATACCATAACCAAACCAAAGAACCAGGATAGGGGCCAAGGCAATCGTCGGAATGGTTTGAATAACAACCATAAAAGGATAGACCAGATCATTCACCCATTGAAAACTATCCATGAGAATCGCAAAGCCAGCAGCAAGAAGAACCCCTATAACAAGTCCAATCAAGGCCACTTGAAGGGTAGACAAACTGTGATGAATCAGGAGAGCTCGATCTCGTACAAAGGCATTCCCAATTTCAAGTGGCGTTGGTAATACAAATTTGGGGAGGATATTTAAAAATCCTGCTAACTGCCATAAGACAAGAAGACTGCTAAAACCTGCAAATCCTATCAATTGTTTTGAATATCTTTTTACAAGAGACATCGTAACCTCCTTTCTCATAAATAAAAAACGCCTCCAAAATAGGAGACGGATTGCACAAGGTCACTCATAACGAAAAATACATTTCATTTGTTTCCTACGCTGGCATTACCCAGATCAGGTGCGGTCGAAGCTTACACTTCCTCTCAGACTGTACACAGACTCCCATATGTATTTATTATAATAACTGATTTAGACGATAAAAGCAAGAAATTAATCCAAATAACGAATTAAATTCTTCTCTGTTAAAATATCTGAATAGGTGTAAGACTCCACGTATGTATTGGCTGGTTCACCTGGTAAGCTGTTGTCGTTCGTATACTCGATAATAAATAAAGAAGGATAGACCTCAATCAAGCGTCCAAATTTATTTTTTTGACGTTTCCGTCCATTTTCAAGCGTCATTTCAACCACTTGTCCTTCATGAGCCTTGATCTCTTCTTTAATTTTTTTCATTTTTGCAACATCTGTAAATGCATCACTCATCTTATTGATCCTCTCTCTTTGAAATACTTGAGAATTTATTGTATTCCTTTTGGAATATTAATTCGACTGTCCCACGCGCACCTGAACGGTTTTTCTCGATAATCACTTCAACCGTATTATTAGGCATTCCATCTTCTTCCTCTTCACCAGCTCGATCATAATAATCATCACGGTACAAGAAAGCAACAATATCCGCATCCTGCTCAATCGATCCAGATTCACGAATATCAGAAAGAACAGGACGTTTGTCTTGGCGCTGTTCCACACCACGTGATAGCTGACTCAAAGCAATAACGGGAACTTTTAGTTCCTTAGCCAAAATCTTTAACTGACGAGAAATTTCTGAAACTTCCTGTTGACGGTTTTCTCTTCCAGTCCCTGTAATCAGCTGCAGGTAGTCAATCAGAATAAGACCGAGATTCCCTGTTTCCTGCGCTAATTTTCTTGCTCTCGAACGAATCTCAGTGATCCGAATTCCTGGGGTATCATCGATGTAAATACTCGCATTGGCCAAATTTCCTTGAGCAATGGCATATTTCCGCCACTCTTCATCCGTCAATTGACCTGTACGAATCGAATGGGATTCAATCAAACCTTCAGCTGCTAACATCCGGTCAACCAAACTCTCAGCACCCATTTCTAATGAGAAAATAGCCACTGTCTTATCCAACTTTGTCCCGATATTTTGAGCAATATTTAGAGCAAAGGCTGTTTTCCCTACTGCAGGACGAGCCGCTAAAATAATCAACTCTTCCTCATGTAGCCCTGTCGTCATATGGTCCAAATCGCGATAGCCTGTCGCAATACCCGTAATATCAGAGGTTTGAAGAGAGCGGGCTTCCAAGCTACCAAAATTTATATTCAAGATGTCTCGAATATTTTTAAATCCACTACGATTTGCGTTTTCACTAACATCAATCAGAGCTTTTTCAGCACCCGCAATGATTTCATCTGAAGGACTTGCACCATCATAAGCTTGATTAATACTTTCCGTTAATCGAGAGATCAATCGACGTAAAACAGCTTTTTCGGCAACAATCTTCGCGTAATACTCTGCGTTAGCTGAAGTTGGTACCGAATTAATGACTTCTACCAAATAGGAGAGACCGCCAATATTTTGGAGATCCCCCTGACTATCTAAAATATTTCGAACAGTCGTCGCATCAATCGCATCCCCGCGGTCAGCTAGATCGATCATGGCTTTAAAAATCAAACGGTGCGAGTACTTAAAGAAATCGCCAGGCTCGATATATTCACGAACAAAGACCAATTTCCCCTCATCAATAAAGATGGCTCCCAACACTGATTGCTCCGCTTGGATATCCTGAGGTTGTGTTCGTAATTCCTCTATCTCAGCCATAAAAAAACCTTTCTATCGATCGTGTTTATCCTTCGTTTACACGAATATTAATCACACCTGTAACATCTTGATAAATTTTTACAGGGACGTCAATCAATCCTGTTGAACGAATTGGAGAGGAAACTTGGATATGACGTTTATCAATTTTAATGCCAAATTGTTTCTCAAGCTCTTCTGCAATCTTTTTATTGGTAATAGAGCCGAAGGTACGGCCATCTGGCCCAATTTTTTCAGTGAATTGAACAACAGTTGCTTCTTCTTCTAATTTCGCTTTAATCTTTTGCGCTTCCGCTAACAATTCAGCATGCGCTTTTTCTTCTGACTTTTGCTTTCCACGAAGTTCACCGATTGCTTGGGCATTGGCTTCTTTCGCAAGATTTTTCTTGATCAAAAAGTTTTGTGCATAACCAGTAGGCACTTCTTTAATTTCGCCTTTTTTACCTTTACCTTTTACATCCGCTAAGAAAATAACTTTCATTCTACATTCTCCTTTTCAATAGTTACTTCGTTTTCAATAGTCTCAATCAGTTGTTGACGAATACTCATCAAATCTTGACCCTCAATTTGAGAGGCTGCCGAATTGAAATGGCCTCCTCCGCCAAGCTGTTCCATGATACGCTGTACATTGACTTTGCTTCGACTTCGTGCAGAAATCGAGACAGTCCCACTTTGATTACAAGCAATGACAAAGGTTGCTTCCACCTCAGACATGGCTAGCATACTATCAGCTGCTTTACTAATAGTTACTGAATCATAGGCTTTAGTCGTATTGGCACAAGCTACGATGATATGCGGCAAAATCTTTTCACCAGTCAAGATCAGTTCGTTCACTTCGCGGTACTCATCAAACTGAATCGCAGAGATCTCCTGGATGGTTACACTATCACTACCTCTTGAACGAAGGTAACTCGCCACATCAAAGGTCCGACTCGTAACACGTGCTGAGAAGTTCTTAGTATCCAGCATAATCCCAGCCATCAAGACACTAGCTTGAATCTTCGTTAACCGATTTTTCTTCGACTTCTGGAACTGAATAAGTTCACTAACCAATTCGCTCGCACTACTTGCTCCACTTTCAATATAGGTGATCAGAACATTTTCAGGGAAATCATCATCCCGACGGTGATGGTCAATGACAATAATCTGTTGAAATTCCTAATAAAACTCTTTAGAAAGGGTCAAGGCTGTCTTAGAATGGTCCACCATAATTAACAAAGAGCGATCCGTCACCATTTGCATGGCTTCCTCTAGGGGAAGGATTTTCGTTACCTGCTCTTCTTCTAGTTTCGCAATCGCTCTTGAAATATCACTAGCCATTGCATGCGGGTCATAGACCACATAAGAGGAAGCCAAAATATTGCTAGAGAAAAACTGCATTCCCACAGACGCTCCTAAAGCATCCATATCCAAGTTTCTATGTCCAACAATGAAGACTTGATCAACGGATTTAATCTTATCCGAAATAGCTGTCATCATAGCGCGTGTGCGTGTCCGAGTCCGCTTAACAGCCGAAGCTGTTCCACCACCAAAGAAAATAGGGTTTTTCTGTTCATCATTTTCTTTGACAACTGCTTGATCCCCACCACGAACTTCCGCAAGGTTTAGGTTCAAGAGGGCCACTTTACCAATCTCATCATGCTCCCCGTCACCGTACGAGAATCCCATACTTAAGGTAATAGGTAGCTCACGATTTTTGGCTTCTTCACGGAATTGATCGATGACTGAAAATTTTGATTCCATCAACTGTTCTAAGACCGTGTAGTCTGTAAACAAATAGAAACGATCCATCCCCACACGTCTGTAAAACATATGGTAACGAGCTGTAAACTCTTCTACAAAGTTGGCAATAAAACTATTGATATTGCTAATATCAGAGTCTGAAATGACATCTTCTAGATCATCATAGTTATCAACAGAAATAATACCGATAACGGGACGAGTTGTCACCAATCCCACAGTTGCTTCATACTCACTTGAAACATCAAAAAAGTAAACAACACTAGACGTCTGATCAAAGTAAACAGAATATTTCTTATCGGCTACAGTGACATAATGACCTTTATCCTCAAACAGAGTATTGAGTAACTTTTTCAAGGATTCAACATCAAAGTCTCCATCATCTGTTGAAAAAATCAATTCAGCATAAGGGTTGAACCACTCTACTTCATTTGACTCTTCATTAATTTTGATAACTCCAACAGGCATTTTATCAAGGAGGGATGCTAATCCGCTTTCTGCCTGATGATTAACATATTGTATTTGTTCTAATTCATCTAACTCTGAAATTTGTAACTGGTATTCAAATAAAGCAATCAATCCAGCTAAGACTAAAAAAATTGCAATGAGAGTTACATAGCCTTTGCCAAAGATTCTTAAAAAAATTGCTAAAATTGCAAATGAAATAAAACCAATTAACACATAATGGATGAACGATAAACGAAATTTTTTCATCATAAACCTCTTCTCGGAATTATACCATAATTAGAGGTAAAAAGCGAGGTTTCTCTCTATATTACAGAGAAGATTGACCAGTCAAAAACTCTTTCTCCACTTCACTACCTTGTAAACAAAAGTTTACAATCGTGTAAACAACAGCAACAAATTTCAATCTATAAAATTGAGGCTGAAACATCATCTCAGCCTCATTTGATTAGTGGTTTGCTTTGTTTTTGGAGATACTCCGAGATTTACCTTCCAAGTAAACCATTAAAATAGAGATATCTGCTGGATTGACACCTGAGATACGACTTGCTTGACCAATCGTTTCTGGATTAATTAATTTAAATTTTTGACGAGCTTCGGTTGCAATGGAGTCAATATCATCCCAGTCAATATTTGCTGGAATTCGTTTTTCTTCCATACGCTTCATTTTTTCGACTTGGTCCATTGCTTTTGAAATATAACCTTCGTATTTAATTTCAGTTTCAATCAATTCAATGATTTTATCATCCAGTTCTTCAGCTGCAGGACCGATAAATTCCACCACATCTTGGTAAGACACTTCTGGTCGTCTTAAGAATTCTTTAGCAGTGACAGCATCTGTCAATGGTTTAAAGCCCATTGCAGCAACCTTCTCATTGGTTTCCTTTACAGGCTTTAGCTTAATGCTATCCAAACGCTTCATCTCTTTTTCAAACTGATACTTCTTGGTTTCGAAACGTTGCCAACGTTCATCATCTACCAATCCAATTTCTCGTCCCATTTCTGTCAAGCGCATATCGGCATTATCATGACGCAAAATCAAACGGTATTCTGCACGGCTTGTTAACAAACGATACGGTTCGATCGTTCCCTTTGTTACCAAATCATCGATCATGACCCCAATATAACCATCACTGCGTTTCAAAATGAGTTCTGGTTTTCCTTGGATTTTTAGAGCCGCATTGATCCCTGCAATAATCCCTTGACCAGCGGCCTCCTCATAGCCAGACGTTCCATTGGTTTGGCCAGCTGTAAAGAGACCTGAAATTTTCTTGGTTTCCAAAGTTGCGCGCAATTGATGAGGCAAGACCATATCATACTCAATTGCATAACCCGTACGCATCATTTCAGCCTTCTCAAGTCCCTTAATAGAATGGACGAGATCCCGCTGAACATCCTCTGGTAAACTCGTTGACAACCCTTGAACATAGACTTCTTCTGTGTTTCGTCCCTCTGGTTCTAAGAATAGTTGATGACGTTCTTTGTCAGCAAAACGGACAATTTTATCCTCAATAGACGGACAATAGCGAGGACCTACTCCCTTTACAACTCCTGTAAACATAGGTGCCCGGTGTAAATTATTCTGGATAATTTCATGACTATGACCATTCGTATAAGTCAACCAACAAGGAACTTGATCCTTTACATAATCTTCATCACGCGATGTATAAGAAAAATGATTTGGAGCTTCATCTCCAGGTTGAATTTCCGTTTCGTCATAATTAATTGACGATGCCTTTACACGAGGTGGCGTGCCTGTTTTGAAACGTCCAATTTCTAATCCTAGCTGTTTGAGATTATCGGCCAAATTGATAGAAGCTAGACTATGATTAGGTCCTGACGAATACTTGAGGTCTCCAATGATAATTTCTCCGCGTAAAGCTGTCCCAGTAGTGACAATAACAGCCTTTGCGCCATATTCTTGGTGAGTCGCAGTCCTTACACCAACAACCTTACCATTCTCCACCAAAATCTCATCAATCATGGTTTGGCGAAGGGTTAAATTTTCTTGGTTTTCAACCGTTTTCCGCATTTCTTTTGAGTAAAGTTCTTTGTCTGCTTGAGCCCGAAGTGCACGAACCGCAGGACCTTTACCAGTATTGAGCATTTTCATTTGGATGTAGGTCTTGTCGATATTCTTCGCCATTTCTCCACCGAGGGCATCGACTTCACGCACGACAATCCCCTTAGCAGAACCACCAATAGAGGGATTACAAGGCATAAAAGCCAGCATTTCAATGTTAATAGTCGCAAGTAAGACCTTACAACCCATACGGCTAGCAGCTAGAGAGGCTTCTACTCCCGCATGCCCCGCACCGATTACAATGATATCGTATTCTTCTATAAAGTTATAATTCATTCTATTTCTCCTATTTCTCAAGATGGATGTGTCGTAATTTTCCGTCCCAGTCTGGTAGGGCTGATTTTAAAAAAGCCGGTTTCAGGTCAACAGTGTGTAAATCATCTAAAGCAATCCAACGGCAAGGTAATTGCTTTGTATCTTCCTGCATGACCAAAGGTGCATCTTCCAGTAAGTCCACCAAATAATGAAATTCAATGTTATGGTAGTGGATTCCAGCTTGTTCAAAGTGATTTTCAACCACGAAAGCTAACGGACCTGCTGTAGATGTGACACCAAGTTCCTCTTTGACTTCCCGAACTACAGCATCTTCTGTAGTTTCATTGACTTGAATAGCACCTCCGATTGTATAACAGCCGTCCTCATCTTCTATGACGAACAAGCGATTATCTTTTACAATCAAAGCAGTCGCCCTCACACCAAAAACAGTAGAACCTATTTTCGTTCGAAAATCCTGTCGCCTCATTTTACTTCCTTTCAAAATCACAAAAAAATAGTCAAAACTCTGAGAAGTGCAGGACAAAAAAGCCTGCAACATCCATGAGCTTTGACCATCATTTCTATTGCTTTTATTATTGTAGCAAATTGAGAAAATTTGTCAATTAAATATACTGACAAACTTTTCCATCCCGATAAGCATTGTCAATCAAGCCACCGCCTAGACACTCTTCACCGTCGTAAAAGACAACAGCTTGTCCTGGTGTAATGGCTCGTTGAGGTTCTGCGAAAATCACTTCTGCCTTGTCACCTTTAACGTGTACAGTCACCTTTGAGTCAGGCTGACGATAGCGGAACTTAGCTGTACACTCTAATGTAAACTCTTCTGGCATATCTCGTGTAAAGTGAACTTGACTAGCCTGTAAACTTGTTGACATCAATGCTTCATGATAGAAACCTTGACCGACATAAAGAATATTTTGACTGAGGTCTTTCCCAACTACAAACCATGGAGCATTGTCTCCACCTTGTTGACCACCAATTCCAAGTCCACCCCGTTGACCGATTGTGTAATACATCAAACCAGCATGTTCACCCATATCTCGTCCATCGATGGTCATCATTCGACCTGGTTGGGCAGGAAGGTAGTTCCCTAGAAATTCTTTGAAATTCTTTTCTCCGATAAAGCAAATCCCAGTTGAGTCTTTCTTTTTAGCTGTTGCTAATCCAGCTTCTTCAGCTAGACGACGAACCTCTGGCTTTTCCAAATGTCCCAATGGGAACATGGTTTTTTGAAGTTGTTCTTGTGACAGCTGGCTTAAGAAATAAGTTTGGTCCTTCCCGTTGTCAACGCCGCGTAACATATGAACAATGCCATCTTCATCACGCGCCACACGCGCATAGTGCCCTGTCGCTACATAATCTGCACCGAGTGTCATAGCATAATCTAAAAAGGCCTTAAATTTGATTTCCTTATTACACATGACATCCGGATTTGGTGTTCGACCAGCTCGGTATTCGGCAAGGAAATATTCAAAGACACGATCCCAGTATTCTTTCTCAAAGTTGACAGAATAGTAAGGAATGCCAATTTGGTCTGCAACCGCTGCTACATCTTTGTAATCTTCTGTAGCTGTACATACGCCATTTTCGTCTGTGTCGTCCCAGTTTTTCATGAAGATACCGATGACATCGTAACCCTGTTGCTTTAATAATAAAGCTGTTACAGATGAATCCACACCACCACTCATACCAACAACAACACGTGTTTTCGAGTTATCACTCATAGATTTCTCCCATCTTTTCGTTTCTCACGATTGAAGGTCGTGGTTTGCTTCAACGATTGAAGGTCGTTTTGAGCAGTTACCATTTTAACACGCTTTATATTAGAAAACAAGCATCTTACTATTCTTTTGTTGATCAGGATCGATGGGTTTACAGGCCTGTAAATATAAAAAGAGTCCTATTCAAGAACTCTTTTCATACGAATTTAATACCAGCCATTTGCCAACCAGAAATTTTTAGCTGCTGACCATGATCCATAACGGCTGACAACATATTGATTGGCCACTTTTTCTTGGTTTGCAGGTGATAAATCACCATTCAAATAAGTGATAGTCAATTGGTAACGGCCATAATATTGGCCATTTTGTGCTGTATAACTACCACTTGACTCTTTTTGGGCAATCCATTCCTTAGCAGCTGCATCCTCCGCACTCAAGCCATCTGAAGCAGAGACAGTAGTTGTTGCTTGTGTAGTATCAGTTTTACTAGCAGGAGCTTGCTCCGTGGTTTTCTGCGTTGTATTTGCATCTTCAATCTCAAGAACTTGACCAACTGAGATGAGATTCACGTTACTAATCTTATTTTTCTTAGCAATTGCATCAACCGTTGTGTTCTTCTCTTTAGCAATAGCTGATAAAGTATCACCTGATTTTACAGTATAAGAATCTGCATTCGCTACAATTGGAAGGAAAAGTCCTGCAAGTAAACTAAGTCCAATCATTCGTTTCATCATTTGTTTTTTATTCATTATTATGTACTCCTTTATTGGTATACCTCTATACTACACAAGAAATATTTCATATTTATTGAAATAATGTGTCAAATATTTCAGTCAGATGTTAGAAATACTAAAAATCCAGGATAATATAAATGCTTTAAGCCCCCTTTAAGATTTCTCAGATATTTCGGGAAAAATATAAGAAATCATCAGCCATATCTGATATAATGAAGTAAAGTGATCACAAAGGAGCAGAGCATGAACTCTTTAAAATTCCAATCAGTTTTTGATATTATTGGACCTGTAATGATCGGCCCATCCAGTAGTCACACTGCAGGTGCTGTTCGAATTGGTAAAATTGTTTCTTCTATCTTTGGAGAGGAGCCAAAAGAAGTTGAGTTCCAATTATTTAATTCCTTCGCCAAAACCTATCGTGGTCATGGAACAGATTTAGCCTTAGTAGCGGGCATCTTAGGAATGGACACAGATGATCCTAGAATCCCAGATAGTCTAAAAATTGCACATGAACGAGGCATTCGGATTGTTTGGTCTATTCAAAAAGAAAGCAATGCTCCTCACCCAAACACAACGACTATTACTGTTAAAAATGATCATAAAACGATTTCTGTCACCGGAATCTCAATTGGTGGTGGGAACATACAAGTTACTGAGTTAAATGGCTTTGCTATCTCGCTAAATATGAATACTCCAACCATTATCATTGTTCACCAGGACGTCCCTGGAATGATCGCCCATGTGACAGAAGCTCTTTCTCGCTATGATATTAACATTGCACAAATGAATGTGACGCGGGAAAAAGCTGGAGAAAAAGCGATTATGATTATAGAAGTTGACTCAAGGAGTTGTGAAGCAGCTATCGATGATATCCGTAAAATTCCTCATCTTCATAATGTCAACTTTTTCAAATAAGGAGTTCATATGTTTTATTCAATTGTAGACCTCGTAGAACAAGCAAGCACGCAATACGAAGGAAACGTCGCAGAGTTAATGATTGCAACTGAATTTGAACTAACCGGTCGTGAACGAGAAGAAGTCCTACGATTAATGACCCGTAATTTAGAAGTGATGATTGATTCTGTAAAGTTAGGGTTAAATGAAAACCACTCTCGTAGTGGGTTAACCGGTGGGGATGCCGCAAAATTAGATCGCTATATCAAATCAGGAAAAACGTTATCTGACTTGACCGTCCTAACCGCAGCGAAGAATGCTATTGCTGTCAACGAACACAATGCTAAGATGGGACTGGTCTGCGCAACACCCACTGCAGGATCTGCTGGCTGCCTCCCCGCAGTTCTCACTGCAGCAACTCAAAAATTAGGGTTAAACCGTCAGCAACAATTAGATTTTCTACTGACAGCTGGAGCTTTTGGTTTAGTGATCGCAAATAATGCTTCTATTTCAGGTGCAGAAGGTGGTTGTCAAGCAGAAGTTGGTTCTGCTTCAGCTATGAGTGCAGCAGCATTGACACTAGCTGCTGGGGGAACTCCTTATCAAGCGAGTCAAGCAGTCTGTTTTGTCATCAAAAACATGCTTGGGCTCATTTGTGATCCAGTAGCAGGACTCGTGGAAGTTCCATGTGTTAAACGGAACGCAATGGGAGCTAGCTATGCCTTCATTGCTGCTGATATGGCCTTAGCAGGTATTGAATCAAAAATACCTGTTGATGAAGTGATTGACGCCATGTACCAAGTTGGATCTAGTCTTCCGACTGCCTTTAGAGAAACAGCTGAAGGAGGATTGGCAGCAACACCAACCGGACGTAGATTACAAAAAGAGATATTTGGAGAATAACATGCAAGCCTTATTTTTTGATTTAGATGGAACATTAGTTGACAGTTCCAAGGGAATTACAGAGAGCTTTCAACATACATTCGATACTTTGAAGGTTCCTCAACCCGATCTCAAAACTATCCGTAGTTTTATGGGACCACCTTTGATTTCTAGTTTTGAAGCTACCCTTCCTGAAACTTTGGTAGATCAAGCAGTGATGATCTATCGCCAGTATTATCATGAAAAAGGTCAATACAAATCAACTCTGTTTCCTCAGATAGTAGAAGCTTTGAAAGCATTACAAGACGAAAACATTCCTCTTTATGTAACTACTTCAAAACATGAACCAGTTGCTTTACAGATGTGTCAAGATTTAGGTATCGATAAATACTTTAAAGGAATTTATGGATCAAATTCAGATCGTATCCACAAAGCCGATGTCATTCGATACGCCTTGTCAAGCAATGACCTTCCAAAAGAGGAGACAGTGATTATTGGAGACACAAAATTTGACCTCATTGGAGGTCAAACAGTTGGCATAAAAACCATGGCCGTCACTTGGGGATTTGGAGATCTTGAAGAGCTACTTCTTTACTCACCAGATTTTATTTGTCACTCTCCACTTGACATTCTTGAGACATTAAAAAAATAGGTTTACAAGTTGTAAACCTATTTTTTTAATAACCCCAAGCTGATAAACCTTGTGAGCTATATGCATTGTATGCAGCCTGGATTTGATCATCAACTGTTGCAGTTGAACCCCAATCTGGCATTGTTTGGAACAAACCACTGGCACCAGAAGCATTTGCTGCATTTACTTGACCATTTGATTCACGGGCAATAATTGCTTCCCAAGTAGAAGCAGGTACACCAGTCATTTCAGCCATACGAGCAGCTGCATAAGATCCTTGTTCTCCAGCAGTATTCCCATTTGATAGAACAATTCCACCATTTGTTGATTGTGCAGAAGTCACTGCAGCATTTGCTGCATAAGTTGTTTGTTTTTGAGCAGTTTGTGCAGTTGCTGTAGTTGCACTTTCAGCAGGTTTTGCTTGCTCTTGTGGAGCAACTTTATCAATCATAGATTTTGAACGCTCACCTAACTCAATAATTTGTCCTGCATAGATCAAATCTTCATTGGTCAGATTGTTAGATGCAATAATATTTTCTACTGAAGTGTTATTTTCTAGTGCAATTTTTGATAGAGTATCTCCAGACTTCACTTCGTAAGTTTCAGCATTCACTGTAGCAATACCAGAAATGAAAAGTGATGCTGCTGAAAGTAGGGAAGTGACTGTCCATTGGAACTTTTTACTGTTCATGAATTCTATTCTCCTTTCGAACATAATTCTATCATACACACAAAATGTTACAGTTTATTGTAGAATATATTACAAATGTTACAAGAATATGTGAATTTAATGTAAAAAGCGCTTTGTATAGCGCTTTTTCCTTATTTTTGAACCAATACAACTAGCTCTATCCATTTTTTAGATAAAAAACTATCAACATGAGGCACAGAATAACGAGCAATGCCAGGGTATCTTTTACTCCCCACTGCAGAGTCCGATAGCGTGTTCGTCCTTCACCGCCTTTGTACCCTCTCGCTTCCATCGCAATTGCTAATGCATCTGCGCGTTTAAAACTTGAGGCAAACAAAGGAATGAGAATCGGAATGAAGGAACGGATCCTTTTTAATAGATTTCCTTCACCAAAATCAACACCACGCG
Above is a window of Streptococcus sp. LPB0220 DNA encoding:
- the sdaAA gene encoding L-serine ammonia-lyase, iron-sulfur-dependent, subunit alpha; its protein translation is MFYSIVDLVEQASTQYEGNVAELMIATEFELTGREREEVLRLMTRNLEVMIDSVKLGLNENHSRSGLTGGDAAKLDRYIKSGKTLSDLTVLTAAKNAIAVNEHNAKMGLVCATPTAGSAGCLPAVLTAATQKLGLNRQQQLDFLLTAGAFGLVIANNASISGAEGGCQAEVGSASAMSAAALTLAAGGTPYQASQAVCFVIKNMLGLICDPVAGLVEVPCVKRNAMGASYAFIAADMALAGIESKIPVDEVIDAMYQVGSSLPTAFRETAEGGLAATPTGRRLQKEIFGE
- a CDS encoding LysM peptidoglycan-binding domain-containing protein yields the protein MNSKKFQWTVTSLLSAASLFISGIATVNAETYEVKSGDTLSKIALENNTSVENIIASNNLTNEDLIYAGQIIELGERSKSMIDKVAPQEQAKPAESATTATAQTAQKQTTYAANAAVTSAQSTNGGIVLSNGNTAGEQGSYAAARMAEMTGVPASTWEAIIARESNGQVNAANASGASGLFQTMPDWGSTATVDDQIQAAYNAYSSQGLSAWGY
- a CDS encoding HAD hydrolase-like protein → MQALFFDLDGTLVDSSKGITESFQHTFDTLKVPQPDLKTIRSFMGPPLISSFEATLPETLVDQAVMIYRQYYHEKGQYKSTLFPQIVEALKALQDENIPLYVTTSKHEPVALQMCQDLGIDKYFKGIYGSNSDRIHKADVIRYALSSNDLPKEETVIIGDTKFDLIGGQTVGIKTMAVTWGFGDLEELLLYSPDFICHSPLDILETLKK